The following are from one region of the Mycolicibacterium helvum genome:
- a CDS encoding DUF3097 domain-containing protein, translating into MADRYGADVLANNPHNSRKTRSTEQAVELGMVVEDPQSGFVGAVVGVEGSRVELEDRKGRRRVFPLGPGFLFEGKPVILTPLRRSAPAAQRTKSGSVKVSDARAKVALASRIYVEGRHDAELVEQVWGDDLRVEGVVVEYLGGVDDLAGIVESFRPAPGRRLGVLVDHLVAGSKEARIAEAVRRGPGGAHTLVVGHPYVDIWQAVKPERVGLKAWPSVPRNVEWKHGICEALGWPHRDQADIARAWQRIRSSVRDWTDLEPALIGRVEELIDFVTQPA; encoded by the coding sequence GTGGCTGATCGCTATGGCGCCGACGTACTGGCCAACAACCCGCACAACTCGCGCAAGACCCGTTCCACCGAACAGGCCGTCGAGCTGGGCATGGTCGTCGAAGACCCGCAGTCCGGATTCGTCGGCGCGGTCGTCGGTGTCGAAGGGTCCCGGGTCGAGCTGGAGGACCGCAAGGGCCGGCGGCGAGTGTTCCCGCTGGGTCCCGGGTTTCTGTTCGAGGGCAAGCCGGTGATCCTGACCCCGCTGCGCCGGTCCGCGCCGGCCGCGCAGCGCACCAAGTCGGGATCGGTGAAGGTGTCCGACGCGCGCGCGAAGGTGGCACTGGCCAGTCGCATCTACGTCGAGGGCCGCCACGACGCCGAACTCGTCGAGCAGGTGTGGGGCGACGACCTCCGAGTCGAGGGCGTCGTCGTGGAGTACCTCGGCGGCGTCGACGACCTGGCCGGCATCGTGGAGTCGTTCCGCCCCGCCCCGGGGCGACGCCTCGGTGTGCTGGTCGATCACCTGGTGGCCGGGTCCAAGGAGGCCCGGATCGCCGAGGCGGTCCGGCGCGGGCCGGGCGGGGCGCACACGCTCGTCGTGGGCCATCCCTACGTCGACATCTGGCAGGCCGTCAAACCCGAGCGGGTCGGCCTGAAGGCGTGGCCGTCGGTGCCGCGCAATGTCGAATGGAAGCACGGGATCTGCGAGGCATTGGGCTGGCCACACCGAGACCAGGCCGACATCGCCAGGGCCTGGCAGCGTATCCGCTCCTCGGTAAGGGACTGGACCGATCTGGAGCCGGCACTGATCGGCCGGGTCGAGGAGCTCATCGATTTCGTGACGCAGCCCGCCTGA
- a CDS encoding transglutaminase family protein, translating to MTTPAGASTAAGGSTRAYRITHRTEYSYSDVVTSSYGRGHLTPRDTTGQRCLAYELDIDPVPADRSTSRDVYGNISSYFHITERHDALTVTSRSVVEVDPPPVELYTAGWALAPWEAIRPVGHNGALASEFTLDLRPPEITEAVREYAAPSFTPGRPLVEVLRDLNARIFSDFTYKSGSTTVSTQVSEVLLAREGVCQDFARLAIACLRANGLAASYVSGYLATDPPPGKERMYGVDATHAWAAVWTPQNDWLGLDPTNDQLVDQRYITVGWGRDYADIPPLRGIIYTDSERSVIDVSVDVAPYDEGVLHA from the coding sequence GTGACCACGCCGGCGGGGGCGAGCACGGCGGCCGGGGGATCAACCAGGGCGTATCGGATCACCCATCGCACCGAGTACAGCTACTCCGATGTGGTGACCAGTTCGTATGGCCGCGGCCATCTCACCCCGCGCGACACCACCGGGCAACGCTGCCTGGCCTACGAACTCGACATCGATCCGGTACCCGCTGACCGGTCCACCAGCCGCGACGTGTACGGCAATATCAGCTCCTACTTCCACATCACCGAACGCCACGACGCCCTGACCGTGACCAGCCGCTCCGTCGTCGAGGTCGACCCGCCGCCGGTGGAGCTGTACACGGCGGGCTGGGCATTGGCGCCCTGGGAGGCTATCCGGCCGGTCGGCCACAACGGCGCGCTGGCATCCGAATTCACCCTCGACCTGCGTCCGCCTGAAATCACCGAGGCGGTGCGGGAGTACGCCGCGCCCAGTTTCACACCGGGCCGTCCACTCGTCGAAGTCCTGCGCGACCTCAATGCCCGAATCTTCTCCGACTTCACCTACAAGTCCGGATCCACGACGGTGTCCACACAGGTGAGCGAGGTTTTACTGGCCCGGGAAGGGGTATGCCAAGACTTCGCCCGGCTGGCGATCGCCTGCCTGCGCGCCAACGGATTGGCGGCGAGTTATGTGTCGGGATACCTCGCCACCGACCCGCCGCCGGGGAAGGAACGGATGTACGGCGTGGACGCCACTCATGCTTGGGCCGCGGTGTGGACCCCGCAAAACGATTGGCTCGGGCTGGATCCCACCAATGACCAACTGGTCGATCAGCGTTACATCACGGTCGGCTGGGGCCGTGACTACGCCGACATCCCTCCGCTGCGCGGCATCATTTACACCGACTCCGAGCGCAGCGTCATCGACGTCTCCGTAGACGTCGCGCCGTACGACGAGGGCGTGCTGCATGCGTGA
- a CDS encoding transglutaminase family protein, whose amino-acid sequence MGIKVALEHRTSYTFDRLVEVHPHVVRLRPAPHSRTPIEAYSLEVEPADHFVNWQQDAFGNFLARLVFPTRTRQLTIKVGLIADLKVINPFDFFIEDYAETFPFTYPKALKDDLEPYLRPVDEAEEGSGPGELVQSWVRNFVVAPGTRTIDFLVALNRAVNGDVGYSLRMEPGVQAPDFTLQTGIGSCRDSAWLLVSILRELGLAARFVSGYLVQLSSDIEALDGPSGPAADFTDLHAWTEVYIPGAGWIGLDPTSGLFAGEGHIPLAATPHPSSAAPITGATGVAEATLDFANIVTRVHEDPRVTLPYTEAAWAAINALGARIDQRLTDADVRLTIGGEPTFVSVDNQVDEEWITAADGPHKRERASVLAARLKAVWAPGGLVQRSQGKWYPGEPLPRWQIGIHWRRDGQPLWNDPSLLADPWGTEYDEAEPQAAQQVLALIAEGLGLPVSQVRPAYEDALSRLAHAVRMPSGDPVEPDDDLETDTPAARATLLARLDESVGDPVAYLLPLHRSDDEAGWASADWRLRRGRVVLLEGDSPAGFRLPLSSISWQPPRPTLPADPIASGRRALPVDRKAADAAVDDASDAPTTAMVAEVRGGFLYIFLPPTEELEHFVDLIARVESAAAKVGCALVIEGYGPPSDGRLESMSITPDPGVIEVNVAPSKSFAEQRDQLETLYAEARKARLSTESFDVDGTHGGTGGGNHITLGGITPADSPLLRRPDLLVSLLTYWQRHPALSYLFAGRFIGTTSQAPRVDEGRSEALYELEIAFAEIARLTAAGANSGQPWVTDRALRHLLTDITGNTHRAEFCIDKLYSPDNARGRLGLLELRGFEMPPHYQMAMVQSLLVRALVARFWEQPLRAPLIRHGLNLHGRYLLPHYIIHDIADVCADLRAHDINFDTSWLDPFTEFRFPRVGTAVFDHVEIELRGAIEPWNTLGEESTGTGTARYVDSSVERIQVRTIGADRQRHVLTCNGYPIPMLATDNPDVQVGGVRYRAWQPPSALHPTITVDGPLRFELVDIATGTSRGGCTYHVSHPGGRSYDSPPVNAVEAESRRSRRFEATGFTPGKVDVADIREKQARQSTDVGAAGILDLRRVRTVLQN is encoded by the coding sequence ATGGGTATCAAAGTGGCGCTGGAGCACCGCACCAGCTACACCTTCGACCGTTTGGTCGAGGTGCACCCGCACGTCGTCCGGCTGCGGCCGGCGCCGCATTCCCGCACGCCCATCGAGGCCTACTCGCTGGAGGTCGAGCCCGCCGACCACTTCGTCAACTGGCAGCAGGATGCGTTCGGTAATTTCCTGGCCCGACTGGTCTTTCCGACCCGGACGCGACAGCTGACCATCAAGGTCGGCCTGATCGCCGACCTCAAGGTGATCAACCCGTTCGACTTCTTCATCGAGGACTACGCCGAGACGTTCCCGTTCACCTATCCCAAGGCGCTTAAGGATGATCTCGAGCCTTACCTGCGGCCCGTCGACGAAGCCGAGGAAGGTTCGGGCCCAGGGGAGTTGGTGCAGTCCTGGGTGCGGAATTTCGTCGTCGCGCCCGGCACCCGGACCATCGACTTCCTGGTCGCCCTCAACCGCGCAGTCAACGGCGACGTCGGCTACAGCCTGCGGATGGAGCCCGGGGTGCAAGCCCCGGACTTCACCTTGCAGACCGGGATCGGCTCCTGCCGTGACTCCGCATGGCTGCTGGTGTCGATCCTGCGTGAGCTCGGCCTGGCCGCTCGGTTCGTGTCCGGCTACCTGGTGCAGCTGTCCTCGGACATCGAGGCCCTCGACGGCCCGTCGGGGCCGGCGGCCGATTTCACCGATCTGCACGCCTGGACCGAGGTATACATCCCCGGCGCCGGCTGGATCGGGCTGGACCCCACCTCGGGTCTGTTCGCCGGGGAGGGGCACATCCCGCTGGCGGCCACCCCGCATCCGTCGTCGGCCGCGCCGATCACCGGCGCCACCGGCGTGGCCGAGGCCACCCTGGATTTCGCCAATATCGTCACGCGCGTCCACGAGGACCCGCGCGTCACCCTGCCCTACACCGAGGCGGCGTGGGCGGCCATCAACGCGCTGGGCGCCCGCATCGACCAGCGACTAACGGATGCCGACGTCCGGCTGACGATCGGCGGTGAGCCGACGTTCGTCTCGGTCGACAACCAGGTCGATGAGGAGTGGATCACCGCCGCCGACGGCCCGCACAAGCGGGAACGCGCCTCGGTGCTGGCCGCGCGGCTCAAGGCGGTGTGGGCGCCGGGCGGTCTGGTGCAGCGCAGCCAGGGCAAGTGGTACCCCGGCGAACCGTTGCCACGCTGGCAGATCGGAATCCACTGGCGTCGTGACGGCCAGCCGCTGTGGAACGATCCTTCGCTGCTGGCTGACCCGTGGGGCACCGAATACGACGAGGCGGAACCCCAAGCCGCCCAGCAGGTGCTGGCATTGATCGCCGAAGGCCTCGGCTTGCCGGTCAGCCAGGTGCGACCGGCCTACGAGGATGCGCTCAGCCGGCTGGCCCATGCGGTCCGCATGCCGTCCGGCGATCCGGTCGAACCCGACGATGATCTGGAAACCGACACCCCGGCTGCCCGCGCGACGCTGCTGGCCCGCCTGGACGAGTCGGTGGGCGACCCGGTCGCTTATCTGCTGCCCCTGCACCGCAGCGACGACGAGGCCGGCTGGGCCAGTGCCGACTGGCGGCTGCGCCGCGGCCGCGTCGTGCTGCTGGAAGGTGACTCACCGGCCGGGTTCCGGTTGCCGTTGAGTTCGATCAGCTGGCAGCCGCCGCGCCCGACGCTGCCCGCCGACCCGATCGCCAGCGGGCGTAGGGCCTTGCCCGTGGATCGGAAGGCCGCCGACGCCGCGGTGGATGACGCCAGCGACGCACCCACCACCGCCATGGTGGCTGAGGTCCGCGGCGGGTTCCTCTATATCTTCTTGCCGCCCACCGAAGAGCTGGAACACTTCGTCGACCTGATCGCCCGGGTGGAGTCCGCCGCGGCCAAGGTGGGCTGCGCGTTGGTGATCGAGGGTTACGGGCCGCCGTCGGACGGTCGGCTGGAATCCATGTCGATCACGCCGGACCCCGGCGTCATCGAGGTCAACGTCGCGCCCAGCAAGAGTTTCGCCGAACAGCGCGACCAACTGGAGACCCTCTACGCCGAGGCCCGCAAGGCGCGGCTGTCGACCGAATCGTTCGACGTCGACGGAACACATGGCGGGACCGGCGGCGGTAACCACATCACGCTGGGCGGCATCACCCCGGCCGACTCGCCGCTGTTGCGCCGCCCGGACCTGCTGGTGTCGCTGCTGACCTACTGGCAGCGTCACCCAGCGCTGTCCTACCTGTTCGCCGGGCGCTTCATCGGCACCACATCGCAGGCGCCCCGGGTGGACGAGGGCCGCTCCGAGGCTCTCTACGAACTCGAGATCGCCTTCGCCGAGATCGCCCGACTCACGGCGGCCGGCGCGAATTCTGGTCAGCCGTGGGTCACCGACCGCGCCCTGCGGCACCTGCTCACCGATATCACCGGCAACACCCACCGCGCCGAGTTCTGCATCGACAAGCTCTACAGTCCGGACAATGCCCGTGGCCGGCTGGGCCTGCTGGAGCTGCGCGGCTTCGAGATGCCACCGCACTACCAGATGGCGATGGTGCAATCGCTGTTGGTGCGCGCACTGGTGGCCCGGTTCTGGGAGCAACCGCTGCGGGCTCCGCTGATTCGGCACGGGCTCAACCTGCACGGCCGATACCTGTTGCCGCACTACATCATCCACGATATCGCCGATGTCTGCGCCGACCTGCGCGCGCATGACATCAATTTCGACACCAGCTGGCTGGACCCGTTCACCGAGTTCCGGTTCCCGCGCGTCGGCACGGCGGTGTTCGACCATGTGGAGATCGAGCTGCGCGGCGCCATCGAACCCTGGAACACCCTGGGTGAGGAATCCACCGGCACCGGCACCGCGCGTTATGTCGACTCCTCGGTGGAGCGGATCCAGGTCCGAACCATCGGCGCCGACCGGCAGCGCCACGTGTTGACCTGCAACGGCTACCCGATCCCGATGCTGGCCACCGACAACCCCGACGTCCAGGTCGGCGGGGTGCGTTACCGCGCATGGCAACCGCCGAGCGCGCTGCACCCGACGATCACCGTCGACGGCCCGCTGCGGTTCGAACTGGTAGATATCGCCACCGGGACATCCCGCGGCGGCTGCACCTACCACGTCTCCCATCCCGGCGGCCGGTCCTACGACAGTCCGCCGGTCAACGCCGTTGAGGCCGAGTCGCGGCGCAGCAGGCGCTTCGAGGCCACCGGGTTCACTCCCGGCAAGGTCGACGTCGCCGACATTCGGGAGAAGCAGGCCCGGCAATCGACCGACGTCGGCGCCGCGGGGATCCTCGACCTGCGCCGGGTGCGTACTGTGCTGCAGAACTGA
- a CDS encoding zinc-binding metallopeptidase family protein, which yields MRDFICPNCGQHLAFENSVCLSCGSRLGFSLDDMAFLVIASGEGSEHGGAVDAADFQLCANLYLAECNWLVKVEPVRQLCASCRLTRTRPDDDDTAAMAAFALAEQAKRRLIAELHELKLPIVGRDEDPQYGLTFDLLSSAKEKVFTGHDNGVITLDLAEGDDVHREQLRTSMDEPYRTLLGHFRHEVGHYYFYRLVSTSPAHLPRFNELFGDPDADYQAALDRHYNEGPPAGWNKNYVSSYATMHPAEDWAETFAHYLHIRDTLDTAAAFGLAPANATYERRVLGPSGFDNMIEMWLPLSWSLNMVNRSMGKDDLYPFVLPVPVLEKMRFIHAVIDEVASA from the coding sequence ATGCGTGACTTCATCTGCCCCAACTGCGGGCAGCATCTGGCCTTTGAGAATTCGGTCTGCCTGTCGTGCGGGAGCCGGCTGGGATTCTCCCTGGATGACATGGCATTTTTGGTGATCGCCTCCGGCGAAGGCAGTGAGCATGGTGGGGCGGTGGACGCCGCCGATTTTCAGCTGTGCGCCAATCTCTATCTGGCCGAATGTAACTGGCTGGTCAAGGTGGAGCCGGTCCGTCAGTTGTGTGCGTCGTGCCGGCTCACCCGCACCCGGCCCGACGATGACGACACCGCTGCGATGGCGGCCTTCGCCCTAGCCGAGCAGGCCAAGCGGCGCCTGATCGCCGAACTGCACGAACTCAAGCTGCCGATCGTCGGCCGTGACGAGGATCCGCAGTACGGACTGACGTTCGATTTGTTGTCCAGCGCCAAGGAAAAGGTGTTCACTGGCCACGACAACGGCGTGATCACACTGGATCTGGCCGAGGGCGACGATGTTCATCGCGAGCAGTTGCGCACCTCGATGGATGAGCCGTATCGCACGCTGCTCGGCCATTTCCGCCACGAGGTCGGCCACTACTACTTCTACCGGCTGGTCAGTACCTCACCGGCGCATCTGCCGCGGTTCAACGAACTGTTCGGCGATCCAGACGCCGACTATCAGGCCGCGCTGGACCGTCACTACAACGAGGGCCCGCCGGCCGGCTGGAATAAGAACTACGTCTCCTCCTATGCCACCATGCACCCGGCCGAGGATTGGGCCGAGACATTCGCTCACTACCTGCACATCCGGGACACCCTGGACACCGCCGCGGCATTCGGGTTGGCCCCGGCCAACGCCACCTATGAGCGAAGGGTGTTGGGGCCCAGCGGGTTCGACAACATGATCGAGATGTGGCTGCCGTTGTCCTGGTCGCTGAACATGGTCAACCGGTCGATGGGCAAGGACGATCTCTACCCCTTTGTGCTGCCGGTGCCGGTCCTGGAGAAGATGCGCTTCATCCACGCAGTCATCGACGAGGTGGCGTCCGCCTAG
- a CDS encoding circularly permuted type 2 ATP-grasp protein, with protein sequence MSLSAAGSGLSRPSHDPDRLLAGYGAARAQDTLFELRGGAETFGGTGYDEFVDATGTVRPSWQELADLIGERGRGGLDRLRGVVRGLVDNDGITYIELDHDGEAVTNSEGIALPGPWHLDGIPLLLSAADWETLEAGVVQRSRILDGVLADLYGERRAITSGILPPQLLFGHPGYIRAARGIENPGRHQLFMLGCDVSRAADARFVVNADWTQAPSGAGYALADRRVVAHAVPDVYERIGPRPASPFAQALRLALIEAAPEAAEDPVVVVLSPGIHSETAFDQAYLASVLGFPLVESADLVVRDGKLCMRSLGTLKRVDVVLRRIDADYVDPLDLRPDSRLGVVGLVEMQRRGAVTVVNTLGAGILESPGLQRFLPQLADRLLGEKPLLDTPQLYWGGFERERSHLLARLNTLLIKSTVGGDTIVGPALSTAQRSELAARIDAQPWEWVGQELPQFSSAPTDHYPGGLSAASVGLRLFTVSQRGGYAPMIGGLGYVLAPGNAAYKLKTVAAKDVWVRPPTRVKADTLTVPPVELPSGTRFISSPRVLSDLFWMGRYGERTENLARLLIVARERYHEYRYRQDMEGSECVPVLLGALGALTGTDTEAAGTYADAVAGAQRTLWSLTVDRQRSGSLAQSVERLGLAARSVRDQMSNDTWMVLGAVERALAEQAGFQPSPQRGTRVADDTALATAQQQTLAGMLALSGVAAESMVHDAGWTMMDIGKRIERGLALSALLRATLTTERSAGAEQTITESALVVCESSVIYRRRNLGKVSVAAVADLVLFDGENPRSLVYQLERLRSNLRALPGASGSSRPERLVDEISTRLRRLNPADLEVVDGEGHRADLDALLGWIHNALRDLSDVITRAQLSLPGGMQPLWGPDQRRVMP encoded by the coding sequence TTGTCGCTGTCGGCCGCCGGTTCTGGCTTAAGCCGGCCCAGTCATGACCCAGACCGGCTGCTAGCCGGGTACGGTGCCGCCCGCGCCCAGGACACGCTGTTCGAGCTGCGTGGCGGGGCCGAGACATTCGGTGGCACCGGATACGACGAGTTCGTCGACGCCACCGGTACCGTCCGCCCGTCGTGGCAGGAGCTCGCTGATCTCATCGGCGAACGCGGTCGCGGTGGGCTGGATCGGTTGCGCGGTGTGGTGCGCGGGCTCGTCGACAACGACGGCATCACCTACATCGAGCTCGACCACGACGGCGAGGCGGTCACCAACAGCGAGGGCATCGCGTTGCCCGGCCCGTGGCATCTGGACGGGATACCGCTTCTCCTCTCGGCCGCGGACTGGGAGACGCTGGAAGCCGGTGTGGTGCAACGGTCCCGCATCCTCGATGGGGTGCTGGCCGACCTGTACGGCGAACGCCGCGCGATCACCAGCGGGATCCTGCCGCCGCAGCTGCTGTTCGGCCATCCTGGCTACATCCGGGCCGCCCGCGGTATCGAGAACCCGGGCCGGCATCAGCTGTTCATGCTCGGCTGCGATGTGAGCCGGGCCGCCGACGCACGGTTTGTGGTCAACGCCGACTGGACGCAGGCGCCGTCGGGGGCCGGCTATGCGCTGGCCGACCGCCGGGTGGTGGCGCATGCGGTGCCCGACGTCTACGAGCGCATTGGCCCGCGACCGGCATCGCCGTTCGCCCAGGCGCTGCGGCTGGCGCTCATCGAGGCCGCACCCGAGGCTGCCGAGGACCCGGTGGTCGTGGTGCTGAGCCCCGGTATTCACTCCGAGACCGCGTTCGACCAGGCCTATCTGGCGTCGGTTCTGGGTTTTCCGCTGGTCGAGAGTGCGGATCTGGTGGTGCGCGACGGCAAGCTGTGCATGCGTTCGCTGGGCACGTTGAAGCGGGTCGATGTGGTGCTGCGCCGGATCGACGCCGACTACGTCGACCCGCTGGATCTGCGACCGGATTCACGCTTGGGTGTCGTCGGTCTGGTCGAGATGCAGCGGCGCGGTGCGGTGACGGTGGTCAACACCCTCGGCGCCGGTATTCTGGAAAGCCCTGGGCTGCAACGCTTTCTGCCTCAGCTGGCTGATCGGTTGCTGGGGGAGAAGCCGCTGCTGGATACCCCGCAGCTGTACTGGGGTGGATTCGAGCGGGAGCGTTCGCATCTGCTGGCGCGGCTGAACACCCTGCTGATCAAGTCGACAGTCGGCGGCGACACCATCGTGGGTCCGGCGTTGTCGACGGCACAGCGCAGCGAGTTGGCGGCCCGGATCGATGCGCAGCCCTGGGAATGGGTCGGCCAGGAACTGCCGCAGTTCTCCTCGGCGCCCACCGATCACTACCCGGGTGGGCTCTCGGCCGCCAGCGTGGGCCTGCGGTTGTTCACGGTGTCGCAGCGCGGCGGGTACGCGCCGATGATCGGTGGGCTCGGCTATGTGCTGGCACCGGGCAACGCTGCCTACAAGCTGAAAACTGTTGCTGCCAAGGATGTCTGGGTGCGTCCGCCGACCCGGGTGAAGGCGGACACGTTGACCGTCCCGCCGGTCGAGCTCCCCAGCGGCACCCGGTTCATCAGCTCGCCGCGTGTGTTGTCCGACCTGTTCTGGATGGGCCGCTACGGCGAGCGGACCGAGAATCTGGCCCGGCTGCTGATCGTGGCCCGCGAGCGTTACCACGAATACCGCTACCGCCAGGACATGGAGGGCAGCGAGTGCGTGCCGGTTCTGCTGGGGGCGCTGGGTGCGCTCACCGGAACCGACACGGAGGCGGCAGGGACCTACGCCGACGCGGTGGCCGGTGCTCAACGCACGCTGTGGTCGCTGACGGTGGACCGGCAGCGCTCAGGGTCGCTGGCCCAATCCGTCGAACGGCTCGGGCTGGCCGCCCGGTCGGTGCGCGACCAGATGTCCAACGACACCTGGATGGTGCTCGGCGCCGTCGAGCGGGCGCTGGCCGAGCAGGCGGGCTTCCAGCCCAGCCCGCAACGCGGGACGCGGGTCGCCGACGACACTGCGCTGGCGACCGCTCAGCAGCAGACGCTGGCCGGAATGCTGGCGTTGTCCGGGGTGGCCGCCGAGTCGATGGTGCACGACGCCGGCTGGACGATGATGGACATCGGTAAGCGCATCGAGCGTGGGCTGGCCTTGTCCGCGCTACTGCGCGCGACGCTGACGACCGAGCGCAGCGCGGGCGCCGAACAGACCATCACCGAATCCGCTTTGGTGGTGTGCGAGTCCTCGGTGATCTACCGCAGGCGCAACCTAGGCAAGGTGAGTGTGGCGGCGGTGGCCGATCTCGTGCTGTTTGACGGCGAGAACCCCAGATCGCTGGTCTACCAGCTGGAACGGCTGCGCTCGAACCTGCGTGCGCTACCTGGCGCGTCGGGCTCGTCGCGACCGGAGCGGCTGGTCGACGAGATCAGCACGCGGCTGCGCCGGCTGAATCCGGCCGACCTCGAAGTCGTCGACGGCGAGGGGCACCGAGCCGACCTCGATGCGCTGCTGGGCTGGATTCACAACGCGCTGCGTGACCTCTCCGACGTCATCACCCGCGCCCAGCTGTCGCTGCCTGGTGGCATGCAGCCGCTGTGGGGTCCCGACCAGCGCCGGGTCATGCCGTGA
- a CDS encoding serine hydrolase domain-containing protein: MVLKVVVPPDLMGGDVAEGYGKVADAFRRNLASGVEVGAAVAVYRDGVKVVDLWGGYRDGVAKTTWQADTMVNMFSTTKGITALTFAVAVSRGMLSYDAKVAEYWPEFAQSGKGDVTVRQLLAHQAGLSALTPNPTLGYVADPDRLAPILAGQAPAWPVGTRHGYHAITLGWYQSELIRRTDPAGRTVGRFLADEIAGPLGLDLHIGLARDIDRRRIAQLHQWKRAESLLHLGEMPAGFALAALNPVGLAARTTGIPRDVNPFDGDYNRDDVRSVEIPSSNGIGTARSVAQLYGTAATGGEQIGLTADVLSALAAPAIAPSQGLRDKVLNVDTSFSLGLTKPTPTLVFGSSGNAYGTPGFGGSFGFADPDTGIGFGYVMNKLGFHLYSDPRELALRQALFRDVLGLRPQA, from the coding sequence ATCGTGCTCAAAGTTGTAGTGCCACCTGACTTGATGGGCGGCGACGTCGCCGAAGGCTACGGGAAGGTCGCCGATGCGTTCCGGCGGAACCTGGCCTCCGGTGTGGAGGTGGGGGCCGCCGTCGCCGTCTACCGGGACGGAGTCAAGGTCGTCGATCTGTGGGGCGGTTACCGCGACGGGGTGGCGAAAACCACCTGGCAGGCCGACACCATGGTCAACATGTTCTCTACGACGAAGGGCATCACTGCGTTGACATTCGCCGTCGCGGTGTCCCGCGGCATGCTGTCCTACGACGCGAAAGTCGCCGAGTACTGGCCGGAGTTCGCCCAATCCGGTAAGGGCGATGTCACGGTTCGCCAGCTCCTGGCCCACCAGGCGGGGTTGTCAGCCCTGACCCCCAACCCCACCCTTGGCTATGTCGCCGACCCGGACCGGCTCGCCCCGATCCTGGCCGGCCAAGCGCCGGCATGGCCCGTCGGCACCCGGCATGGCTACCATGCAATCACCTTGGGCTGGTATCAATCTGAGCTGATTCGCCGCACCGACCCCGCCGGGCGCACGGTCGGCCGGTTCCTGGCCGACGAGATCGCCGGACCGCTGGGCTTGGACCTTCACATCGGACTGGCGCGCGACATCGACCGGCGCCGGATCGCGCAGCTGCACCAGTGGAAGCGGGCCGAATCGCTGCTTCACCTGGGCGAGATGCCGGCCGGCTTTGCGCTGGCCGCGCTCAACCCGGTGGGGCTGGCCGCCCGCACCACCGGTATCCCGCGCGACGTCAACCCCTTTGATGGCGACTACAACCGCGACGACGTCCGCTCGGTCGAGATACCGTCAAGCAACGGGATCGGGACGGCCAGATCCGTTGCGCAGCTGTACGGCACCGCCGCCACCGGCGGCGAACAGATCGGGCTGACCGCCGACGTGCTGTCCGCACTGGCCGCGCCGGCGATCGCGCCCAGCCAGGGCCTTCGCGACAAGGTCCTCAACGTCGACACCTCGTTCTCGTTGGGCTTGACCAAGCCAACGCCCACCCTGGTGTTCGGGTCATCCGGCAACGCCTACGGCACACCGGGTTTCGGTGGTTCGTTCGGGTTCGCCGATCCCGACACCGGGATCGGATTCGGCTACGTCATGAACAAGCTGGGCTTCCACCTGTACAGCGACCCGCGGGAGCTTGCCCTCCGGCAAGCCTTGTTCCGCGATGTACTCGGGTTACGTCCGCAAGCCTAG